In a single window of the Raphanus sativus cultivar WK10039 chromosome 9, ASM80110v3, whole genome shotgun sequence genome:
- the LOC108835571 gene encoding UPF0496 protein At5g66660-like gives MNQKMGESIIASEDVFKNEELRSLVDLYYESSTKTLDIFNTVGSSANKAKQSIVSIRIAIQKFEKESDNGGNKKYEDTLEGLNKVKAMGDPFGDEYKNQMESVRADQLILLGKFHELAVKLDSKKKIFKKKRRWVTILYATAAMSFLAAEICICIVIPPLGLYTAVAAATGVNYVIGTVGVLVNVVLKNREKDLDRQKEVVDIMKDSTDVNIQMTNTVHSLVEKLTVSLSSILFSVEHAVVEREEVAVKNLMEAIRDEVDTFATAVKEVGEAAARCSTCVSSGKLQVLEHITKLMSSRGKKPHLFERITNSMSSKGKKK, from the coding sequence ATGAACCAAAAGATGGGGGAGAGCATTATCGCCAGCGAAGATGTATTTAAGAACGAAGAGCTAAGGTCTTTGGTTGATCTCTATTATGAGAGTTCCACCAAGACTTTAGATATATTTAATACAGTGGGGAGTTCCGCCAATAAAGCAAAACAAAGCATTGTGAGCATCCGAATAGCGAtccaaaagtttgaaaaagagtcagataatggaggaaaCAAGAAGTACGAGGATACGTTAGAGGGGCTGAACAAGGTCAAAGCTATGGGAGATCCTTTTGGTGACGAGTATAAGAATCAGATGGAGTCTGTACGCGCGGATCAGCTTATTCTTTTAGGGAAGTTCCATGAGCTTGCGGTGAAGCTTGATAGTAAAAAGAAGATATTCAAGAAAAAGAGGAGATGGGTGACTATTCTTTACGCTACCGCGGCTATGTCTTTTTTGGCCGCAGAGATTTGTATATGCATAGTCATACCTCCGTTGGGGTTGTATACTGCGGTTGCGGCTGCCACTGGGGTGAACTACGTGATTGGAACTGTAGGAGTATTGGTCAATGTGGTGTTGAAGAACCGTGAGAAGGATTTGGATAGACAGAAAGAGGTGGTCGATATAATGAAGGACAGCACGGATGTCAACATCCAAATGACAAATACGGTACATAGCCTAGTCGAGAAGCTTACTGTGAGTCTCTCATCGATTTTGTTTTCAGTGGAGCATGCTGTGGTTGAAAGAGAAGAGGTGGCCGTAAAAAATTTGATGGAAGCAATCCGTGACGAAGTGGATACGTTTGCTACGGCTGTCAAGGAAGTTGGTGAAGCTGCGGCTAGGTGTAGCACGTGTGTCTCTTCTGGTAAACTACAAGTCCTGGAACACATAACCAAGTTAATGTCATCGCGAGGGAAGAAACCACACCTTTTCGAACGCATAACCAATTCAATGTCATCGAAAGGAAAGAAGAAGTAA